A window of Kribbella voronezhensis genomic DNA:
GCGCTACGACGCGAGCGCGCTCGACGTGGTCTCCGGCAACGGCCAGGTCGTGGGTGGCCAGAAGTACAGCCTCACGGCGTACGATCTCCAGCCGACTCCCCAGGATCTGTTCGACGCGATGCCCGGCGGCGAGCCCGACCAGTACACCAGCGACGTCCCGGCCCGGACCGATCCGAAGATCAAAGCCAAAGCCCGCGAGGTCACGGCCGGTGCCGACGGCAACAAGTTCGAGCAGGCGGTCGCGCTGCAGAAGTGGTTCCGGACCGAGGGCGGCTTCAACTACAGCACGGAGAACTCGCCCGGCAGCGGGATGCGGGCGCTGAGCGCCTTCCTGCTCCAGAACAAGACCGGGTACTGCGAGCAGTTCGCCACCGGGATGGCCCTGATGGCCCGCATCCTCGACATCCCGGCCCGCGTCGGGATCGGCTTCCTGCCCGGTCAGCCCGGCAAGAGCGGCGAGCACATCGTCCGGATGCACGACATGCACGCCTGGCCCGAGCTGTACTTCCAGGGCGTCGGCTGGGTCCGGTTCGAGCCGACCCCGTCGACGCAGGCCTCCACCACGCCGAGCTGGACCGACTCGTCCGGCGCGATCATCATCGCGCCGACGACCGCCCCGACCACGGCACCCACCACGCCGGGCAACGCCGAGTCCCCCGACATCAGCAAGCCGAAAGACCCGCGCGACGGGGCGGACAACGCCGGCCTCGGCCCGGTGGACACAGGCAACTGGTTCACCAACGGCGGCGGCAAAGTGATCGCACTGACGCTCGGCGTACTGCTGGTCCTGTGCATCCCGTGGTTGATCCGCGCACTGACCCGACGGAAGCGGTTCGCCCGTGCACCTGGACGGGCCGGCGTCGAAGGGTTGTGGGCAGAGATCCGCGACGGCTCGCGCGACCTCGGCCTCGACTGGTCGGACACGGCCACGCCGCGCCAACTGGGCGACTGGCTGATCTCACAGCTTCCCGCTGATGCGCACCCGGCAGCCCTGCGGCTCGCCCGCGGCGTCGAAGCCGTCCGGTACGCCGGTCTCACGGATCTGAAGGTCGACCTGCGAGCCGAGGCCCGCACAGTCAGCAAGGGCCTCTGGAGCCAGGCGAAGCTGACCCGCCGCTGGCGCGCGAGACTCCTACCCCCGTCCTGGCGCTGGTACCTCAATAGAGGCAGCAGCGAAGCCTCCGACCTCCTCGACGAGTTCGACCTGGCCCTCGCCCGCCTCCGCTCCCTACTCCTCCCCCACCGCCGCCGCCCCGCCAACTAACCCACCCTCAACCAACCCGCGGCCACAAGTCGCCGGACACGCCAGGCGCAAGACGACTACCCGTTGCCCTGCATACCCGACCGGCCACCTGCTCGGCCCGTCCGCACAACCACCACGTGCGCATCCCTCCGAGCGGGCCACACCTGCTCGCCTGCCCGGGGCGTCACCACCTGCCCGGCTGCCCGAGACGACCGCCACCTGCCCGCCTGTTCAAACAGCACCACGTGCTCGCCTGTCCGAGCGGCCACCGCGTGCTTGCCAGTTCGAAGCGCCCCGCCTGTTCGTCTCTTCGGAGCTTCTTACCCATCGAGAGCTTGGGGCTTGAATTCGGCGCGAGGCGGCGGTTAGGGGTGGCGAGCGGGCGAACGTAGTACGGGGCTGCGCGCGCGCTGGGTGCTGGACGGGCGTCCGGAAACCACAACCACACCCGGCGCCGAAGCGTGGGTGTGGTTTGGGTGTCGGTGTCAGCCGGGCGGGATCGTCAGCGGCGCGAGGGCGTCAGAGGTCCTCGTCGCGGCGGCGACGCCAGCGGTCTTCCATGCGCTCCATGAAACTGCCGGAGGAGTCGTGTTTGGTTCGGTGCCGCCTCGACTGCGGCGGGGGCGGCGGGATGTCGTCCGCGTCGCCGGCGTTGCTGATCCGCTTCATGCTCAGCGCGGCGATGTAGAGGCACGCGACCATCACGATGAAGCCGAAGACTCCGATGATGGTGTTGGGGATGATCGCGCCGGCCATCAGTATCACGATGCCCAGCACGAATCCGACGCCGGCAAGAATTGCCCGGCGCTTGTAGTACAAGCGCACATTGGTCCCTCGCATGGCGGAAACGAACTTCGGGTCTTCCGCAGCGAGGGCGCGTTCGAGCTGCTCGAACTGGCGCTGCTCTTCTTCCGAGAGGGGCACCGTCGATCCCTCCATGGTGAGCGCGATCTCGATAGGCCAGCTCCAGTCTAGGCCGCCGGTGCGGTCCACGAAACCCTGACCGCCCGTCCCGCGCGTCACGGTCCGGCAACTCCACACCGTAATCACCCTAATTTCCCACCCCCACCCCCTCAAACCGCACCTTTCACCGCTTCCATCCGAGCCCCCAACCCAGTCGGTCGCCGCCCTCACCTCCACCACCCACCACACCCAGTGACCACTCGCCACTCCCCTCCCGACCCGCGCAACTACCGCGTCGCCAAGCCGCCGCAACTCGCCACCGCCGCGCCTGCCACACACCCACAGCCCAAACTCAGAGGACACGCAGAGCATCCACGTCGGCCAAGCCTGCCGGGGTGAGCTGCTGGCGCGTGCCGGGCGGTGACGGTTAGCGGGTGGCGAGGATGTGGAGCTGGGCGGCTACGGCACGGCAATCGCAGTGCCGACCCACGGAGTTCCACATCGGCCAGGGCTGCGGTCAGCCGCAGGCGGCGGCCGGGCGGTAGCGGTCAGCGGGTGGCGAGGATGTGGAGTTGGGTGGCTATGGCACGGAAGGCGCAGAGCCGACCCACGGAGTTCCACATCGGCCAGGGCTGCGGTCAGCCGCAGGCGGCGGCCGGGCGGTAGCGGTCAGCGGGTGGCGAGGATGTGGAGTTGGGTGGCTATTGCGCGGAAGGCCGGGTGTTGGCTGGCGGAGCGTTCCAGGTCCGCCAAGGCTTCGGCGGCGCCTGGTTCGGAGTCTACGAAGGCGGAGGGGACGAGGTCGGTGAAGGTGCGTACGCCGTGAATGGTGTGAACCATGAATCCTGCGTCAGCAAGCAGTCCGGTGATTCCGGCTTCGTCGAAGCGGCGGGGCATCGGATCCGTCGGCCCCCAGCGCCCGTCCGCGTCCTGCAGGGCGACCTTCGCCTCGGCGAGATGGCCGGCGAGAGCGCGAGCCAGGACGACAGCGTTGCGTTGGGCAACCAAGAGACTGAGTACGCCGCCCTCGCGCAGTACGGACGCCATTGCCTGCAACGCTTGAGCGGGATCGTCGACGACCTCGAGCACACCGTGACAGAGCACGGCATCGGCACTCGACTCCCCCGCGAGACCTGGCAACTCGGCGGCATCACCCTGAACACCGTGCACAAGCTTGCTGACACCCTCGTCGCTGGCGCGACGCTCGAGCGAAGCCAACGCATCCGGACTCGGGTCGACGACCGTGACCCGGTGCCCTTCCACAGCAAGCGGTACGGCGAACCCGCCGGTGCCGCCGCCAAGATCCACGATGTCCAACCCGGCACCGGGATCGATCCGCGCCCGACCGGCCAGTGCGACCCGCAGAGCTTCGGCGACCAGCGCCGTACGTACCGAGCGGCGACGTCGGTCGACCATCGTGAATGCCCTCCTCGGCTACGAACCCGTTGCGGGCAACACCCTACTTCCCACCCCACCACCAACAGACGACCGACCACGCCCGTGGTCCCCTGCCGCCTTGGAACGCACGTCGGTCAGAGACGGCCGCAAGGCTGGCCGACCGAATGCAATGGAGGCAGGGCGACCGCGCTCGTCGGTGGTGAAGGTGGTGGATTAGCTGGCTTGCACACACGACTCGGCGAGAAGAGCGGCCCTGGTAGCTCTTCGCAGCCAAATCGGTGGACTCGCTACCAACCAAGTCCGCGATCGCCTGCTGCCTTGGAATCGCCCTTCGGTCAGCGGCCGGAAGGCTGGTTGGCCGGGTGCGATGGGGGTAGGGCGACCGGGGTTGTCGGTGGTGGGGTGGGTGGGTTAGCTGGCTTGCATCCAGGGTTGGGCTAGGACTGATTCGGGGGCGAAGGTGGTGGTGAGGGTCGGCTGGGTGGCCAGGTGGAGGCTGGACTCGACCAGCTCGTAGAACGTCTCTACGGCGCGGACCAGGTCGTCGGCCTCGCGGGTGGTGACGGCTCGCTCCAGGCCCGCCTCGGCGGCGGCGCGTTGGGTGGCGCCGGCGGCGAAGAAGCTTGCCCATTCGCCGAACTCCGGGGCGACCTCGGCGAGCAGCACCCAGGCGTTGCGCTGGACGCGGCGCCGGGGGCCGGACCGCACCGGGCGGGCCCGCACGGCGAGGACCGCCGCGGCGACCCGGAGGGCTGCCACGTGAGCGCTCGAGTACTTCAGCAGGTGGTCGGCTGATTCGCGGGCCTCGGCCAGCGCAGCGCGTGCGCGGGACAGGTCGCGGCTGGCCGAACCAGCGGCTGCCGGTGAAACCGGTGAAACTGTCATCGGTCCGTCACCCTCTCCAGTTGCCAGCGGCCGGAGTCCGGGTCGTGCGCGAGATCGAACATCTCCCGACGACCGTGCCGGCCGCACCCCGCCTCTACTCGGAAGACCGCCCGTTGCGGTCCCCAATCAGCGTCCAACACACCGACGGCCGCGGATGATCCCGCGACGGCTGTGGCGGTCGCCGCACCGACGCCGGAGCCGATCACGCCGCGCTCCCACCAGGCTGCGGTCTCCACCCACTGGGCCTCGACGGCGCAGACCCGCCAGAGCCGGCCTCGCCACAGGAACTGCTCCGGAGTCTCGATGCCGTCCACGACGCCTGAACGCACCTCAACGGCTTCGTCGAACTCCCACATGCTCCATCGCCTCCTGTGTGCGAACTTCTTCCCCTGGGCAGCGGCCCGGTGGGTGGGCGCCGGGTGGGGGTCGAGGTCCACCACGGCGCCCGGCCCACCGGGACCACCGGTTACCGATGCGGCCGCAACTCCGCACCGGAGTCGTCCAGTTGCTCCGATCGGCCCCCGCCGGTCTCCCGACGACACCGGGCTGGGGTCAATCGAACATCTGTTCGAACACTTGAAGCGTAGCGCTGCCCGGCGACAATCGTCAACGGGACGTAAGGCCGGCGTGGTTCCCGCCCGCCACTGCGCCGGACAGACTGGGAATCCAGCCTGAGCCGAGCCGAGGAGTCCGATGCCGACACCGAGCCGACGCACTGTCGCCGTCACCGCGCTGGCGGTGGCAGCCGTCGTCGCAGCGGTCGCGCTGCCGCTGTTCCAGCCGTGGCGGCTCTTCACCGACAAAGTCGTCGATGAAGCGCTCCCCGGCACCGGTCCGATCTCCATGACCTCATCCTCACCGGCGCCACCGACAATTTCCGGCGCCTCGGGCCGGACCCCCACCAAGACACCTGGTTCCGGACCACCGGAAACGCCCGCGGCATCCGTAGTACAGGCGTCGGGCCGGTTCATCTCCCACGAGCACCACACGGAAGGGGCTGTGGCCGTCATTCGGCTTCCGAGCGGAGTGCGCGTTCTGAGGCTGACCGGGCTGGACACCTCCGACGGGCCCGACCTGGAGGTCTGGCTGAGTGACGCCGCGGTGGTCGATGGCAAGGCCGGCTGGCACGTGTTCGACGACGGCCGCTATCGGAGCCTCGGGCAACTGAAAGGCAACCACGGCAACCAGAACTACGTCGTCCCCGCCGACGTCGACCTGTCGGTCCTCAAGAGTGTCTCGATCTGGTGCAACCGTTTCAACGTCTCGTTCGGAGCAGCCCGGCTGGACCTCACCTGAGCCTGTGGAAAACGTCAGGTGACCGCGGCCAAATCGAACTAGAGTCGCCGCATGACCAAGACAGGGTTCGTTTCGGCAAGGAGGCTGAGCGCCGACTTCCACGATGACGTGATCCGGCCGCTGCTGGGCGAAACCCCTTATGCAGCAGGCTTGCTGGGCTGGGGCTCCGACGTCCTCGGCTACGACACGGAGCGCTCCACCGACCATGGCTGGGGTCCGCGGCTGCACGTCCTGGTGGATGCGGGCGAGGTCGAGCGAGTCACCAAGCTGATCGAGGCGCACCTACCCACGCAGTACAAGGGGTATGACGTCCGGTTCGGCTTGGATGGTCAGGAGCCCGTGCACCACATCACGGTGAAGACGGTCGGCGAGTGGCTCGACGGTCAGGTCGGTCGTGATGTCAGCAACGGCATGACCGTCGAGGACTGGCTCATCACGCCACAGCAGCAGTTGCTCGGGGTTGTCGCCGGGCCGGTGTACGCCGACGACGGCCGGCTGCAACGCGTTCGTAGGGCGCTCAGCTGGTATCCCGATGACGTCTGGCACTGGATGCTCGCCTGCCAGTGGTCCCGGATCGCGCAGGAGGAGGCCTTCGTCCAACGCACCGCGGAGGTCGGTGACGAGCTCGGATCACGGGTCGTCGCGGCTCGCCTGGCGCGCGACCTGATGCGGCTGGCGCTGCTGATGGCCCGCGCCTACGCGCCGTACACGAAATGGCTCGGTACGGCGTTTGCGCGGCTGGGCCATCCCGACGGGCTCGACCGCGACCTGGTCGAGGCGGTCGGGGCGGCAACTCTCAAGGAGAGGGAGAAGGCGCTGACCACGGCGTACGAGAAGGCCGGACGCCGGCACAACGAACTCGGCATCACGGAGTACGTCGATCCGCTGCCGAGGCAGTACTTCGACCGTCCCGCGATGGTGCTCGACGCCGGACGGTTCGTGCGAGCGTGTCTGGCGGAGGTCGACGATCGACACCTGCACGAGCTCGGACTGGTCGGCGGCATCGACCAGTGCGCGGACAACACCGATGTGCTCAGTAATCCGGCCGTCTACCGTCGGCTGGTCACCATGTACCAGGAATAGGGTTTCAGCTGTGAGTACTCATCCCAATGTCCAACTGGTCGCGGACGCCCTGGAGGCGGCCGGTGCGACCGGTGTGATCCGGATCCTCGACGACGCGGTGCCGACGGCGGCGGCCGCGGCGGCCGAGCTCGGCTGCGAGGTCGGTGCGATCGCGAACAGCCTGATCTTCGACGGCGACGGCTCGCCGGTGCTGATCCTGACCTCGGGTGCGCATCGGGTCGACACGGCGAAGATCGCGGCCGAGCTCGGGATCGCCAAGCTGCGCCGGGCCACGCCGGAGTTCGTCAAGCAGCACACCGGCCAGGCGATCGGCGGGGTCGCGCCGGTCGGTCACCCGGCGCCGGTGCGGACGTTGGTCGACACGGCTCTCGATCAGTACTCCGAGGTGTGGGCGGCCGCCGGGATCCCCCACTCGGTCTTCCCGACGACCTACACCGAACTGCTCAACCTCACCAACGGCACACCGGTCACGGTCAACTAGACCGCCACCGAGGTGAGCGCGTCGGTGACGGTCGATCAGGCGCCGCTGAGGTGGGAGCGTGAGTGGCGGTCAACTAAGCCGGCGTTGATGTGAGGGCGTAGGTGAGGGTGACGGCGCCGGTGGGGTGGGGCCTGGTGGCGACGAGTGACCAGGCCGACGGCGTCTCGCCGAAGAGGCGGGTGCCTTCACCGACGACCACGGGGTCGACGATCAGGCGGAGTTCGTCCACCAAGGCGGCGGCGAGCAGAGACTTCACCAGGGCGACACTGCCGGTGATCAGGATGTCGCCGCCGTCTTGCTCCTTGAGTTCACGGATGGACGTCTCGACGTCGCCGCTGAGCTGAGTGGAGTTCGACCACTCGAGCGGCTCGGCGCGGCTCGTCACGACCAGCTTGGCGATGCCGTTCATCAGTTCTGCCATCCGGCCGTCGGCGGTCGGCCAGTAGCCGGCGTGTTCGTCGTAGGTGTTGCCGCCGAGCAGCATGAGGTCCGAGTTCGCGAGCGAGTCCTCGGTCTGCCGGCCGGCTTCCTCGGTGGAGTACGGGCCGTGCCAGTGCTGCGGACCGGACACGATCCCGTCAAGCGTCGAGAACAGTTCCGCGGTGGTCTTCCTCATCCTGCGTCTCCTTCACTCAGTTGACCTGCTGTCGTCAGTGCGTCGGACGAGCACGAAACAGATCGACAAAATGCCGAAGAAGAAGCCAAAGGAAGGAAGGCGGAGAGCGCGGGGCCGCGGGGAGCAAGGCGGAGAACCCGGCGGCGCGGGGAGCAAGGCGGAGAACCCAGGGGCGTGGGGAGGAAGGCGTGGAGGTCGGGGGCGGGCGGGGTCAGTTGAGGAGGTTGGTTATCTGGGTGCGGACGAAGGTGCGGGCCAGGTGGCCTCGGTGGAGGCGCCAAGGGGACCAAGGTGGGATGCCAACAGCGGCGTAGCGGCGGTTTTGGATGTCCTGTACTACGGCCGGTGGCGCGCCCAGTGACGGGAGTTCGGCGATCGCGGCCTGCTTGGTGATCAGGCGGCCGTCTCGGAGGGTGCGACCGGCGCGGGCGACGGTGACCAGGCCGAGGTCGACCCAGACGTCGGTGTACCAGCGGGTGCGCTTGGCGGTCGCCGGATACCAGAAGTCCTGGAGGTCGCGGCGGACGAAAGCGGCCAACTCCTCGTCGGTAGTTGCTGGAAGCAACAA
This region includes:
- a CDS encoding transglutaminase family protein, with amino-acid sequence MTGHARISLAAWGATVLGSLVLTPVFSGPFLFVSAFFCAAVTGVGILLQNLRVPRFVVPAVQLVVLVELISFFFLRDTLRFGLVPWRQTVVEFNQQMVNAMDSINRFSAPLPPDSHLTLFAVSVISVTGLLIHLIAVQLKQAAWAGLLLLTMYTVPAATVHGGLPALLFIPPAIGYIVLLSAEGRTRLSRWGRRISGVSHLDAAEPIEASALGQAGRRIGLSVVALAALLPALLPALPEGVIGNGLSGTAAGGGAGASISATDPMLDMGKNLKRGDNVTALTYTGGPADGTYLRLTALDLFDGNTWRISPRQTGRKITGDLSGPPGYSGDLSKVPTTKMQIDVSRSFRSQFAPVPYPLHSISLKNRWRYDASALDVVSGNGQVVGGQKYSLTAYDLQPTPQDLFDAMPGGEPDQYTSDVPARTDPKIKAKAREVTAGADGNKFEQAVALQKWFRTEGGFNYSTENSPGSGMRALSAFLLQNKTGYCEQFATGMALMARILDIPARVGIGFLPGQPGKSGEHIVRMHDMHAWPELYFQGVGWVRFEPTPSTQASTTPSWTDSSGAIIIAPTTAPTTAPTTPGNAESPDISKPKDPRDGADNAGLGPVDTGNWFTNGGGKVIALTLGVLLVLCIPWLIRALTRRKRFARAPGRAGVEGLWAEIRDGSRDLGLDWSDTATPRQLGDWLISQLPADAHPAALRLARGVEAVRYAGLTDLKVDLRAEARTVSKGLWSQAKLTRRWRARLLPPSWRWYLNRGSSEASDLLDEFDLALARLRSLLLPHRRRPAN
- a CDS encoding DUF3040 domain-containing protein; protein product: MTRGTGGQGFVDRTGGLDWSWPIEIALTMEGSTVPLSEEEQRQFEQLERALAAEDPKFVSAMRGTNVRLYYKRRAILAGVGFVLGIVILMAGAIIPNTIIGVFGFIVMVACLYIAALSMKRISNAGDADDIPPPPPQSRRHRTKHDSSGSFMERMEDRWRRRRDEDL
- a CDS encoding class I SAM-dependent methyltransferase; the encoded protein is MVDRRRRSVRTALVAEALRVALAGRARIDPGAGLDIVDLGGGTGGFAVPLAVEGHRVTVVDPSPDALASLERRASDEGVSKLVHGVQGDAAELPGLAGESSADAVLCHGVLEVVDDPAQALQAMASVLREGGVLSLLVAQRNAVVLARALAGHLAEAKVALQDADGRWGPTDPMPRRFDEAGITGLLADAGFMVHTIHGVRTFTDLVPSAFVDSEPGAAEALADLERSASQHPAFRAIATQLHILATR
- a CDS encoding SAV_6107 family HEPN domain-containing protein, which produces MTVSPVSPAAAGSASRDLSRARAALAEARESADHLLKYSSAHVAALRVAAAVLAVRARPVRSGPRRRVQRNAWVLLAEVAPEFGEWASFFAAGATQRAAAEAGLERAVTTREADDLVRAVETFYELVESSLHLATQPTLTTTFAPESVLAQPWMQAS
- a CDS encoding DUF6504 family protein, which produces MWEFDEAVEVRSGVVDGIETPEQFLWRGRLWRVCAVEAQWVETAAWWERGVIGSGVGAATATAVAGSSAAVGVLDADWGPQRAVFRVEAGCGRHGRREMFDLAHDPDSGRWQLERVTDR
- a CDS encoding DM13 domain-containing protein — translated: MPTPSRRTVAVTALAVAAVVAAVALPLFQPWRLFTDKVVDEALPGTGPISMTSSSPAPPTISGASGRTPTKTPGSGPPETPAASVVQASGRFISHEHHTEGAVAVIRLPSGVRVLRLTGLDTSDGPDLEVWLSDAAVVDGKAGWHVFDDGRYRSLGQLKGNHGNQNYVVPADVDLSVLKSVSIWCNRFNVSFGAARLDLT
- a CDS encoding DUF4037 domain-containing protein, whose product is MTKTGFVSARRLSADFHDDVIRPLLGETPYAAGLLGWGSDVLGYDTERSTDHGWGPRLHVLVDAGEVERVTKLIEAHLPTQYKGYDVRFGLDGQEPVHHITVKTVGEWLDGQVGRDVSNGMTVEDWLITPQQQLLGVVAGPVYADDGRLQRVRRALSWYPDDVWHWMLACQWSRIAQEEAFVQRTAEVGDELGSRVVAARLARDLMRLALLMARAYAPYTKWLGTAFARLGHPDGLDRDLVEAVGAATLKEREKALTTAYEKAGRRHNELGITEYVDPLPRQYFDRPAMVLDAGRFVRACLAEVDDRHLHELGLVGGIDQCADNTDVLSNPAVYRRLVTMYQE
- a CDS encoding YbaK/EbsC family protein, with amino-acid sequence MSTHPNVQLVADALEAAGATGVIRILDDAVPTAAAAAAELGCEVGAIANSLIFDGDGSPVLILTSGAHRVDTAKIAAELGIAKLRRATPEFVKQHTGQAIGGVAPVGHPAPVRTLVDTALDQYSEVWAAAGIPHSVFPTTYTELLNLTNGTPVTVN
- a CDS encoding dihydrofolate reductase family protein; the encoded protein is MRKTTAELFSTLDGIVSGPQHWHGPYSTEEAGRQTEDSLANSDLMLLGGNTYDEHAGYWPTADGRMAELMNGIAKLVVTSRAEPLEWSNSTQLSGDVETSIRELKEQDGGDILITGSVALVKSLLAAALVDELRLIVDPVVVGEGTRLFGETPSAWSLVATRPHPTGAVTLTYALTSTPA